One Mycobacterium sp. SMC-4 DNA window includes the following coding sequences:
- a CDS encoding DUF4129 domain-containing protein yields the protein MPGDGKAVARTVAVLAALLLGALALRGYLPTETAAAPPPPEPDDRPGTASPLAVVAMFAVALAIMALAVLAQPRRRRVRHTEEAPRRFGVTGGRPRWRLLVYAAAALAIWLTVILLLQRWEVAVPEAESPAGVDQPPREGAEGGSVPRPAAGSDALFGYLLVGTVAMVALSIVAGLRAGRVAPAAPPPVDDVDDVAAPAGSAAPDLARAAERGLAEIDDRRRDPREAIIACYAVMEAELEKSPGTSPRASDTPSEVLARAVDRHALRADSAVGLVELFEEARFSRHVMTEQHRAEALAALRAVQRDLLGAP from the coding sequence ATGCCCGGTGACGGCAAGGCGGTGGCACGCACGGTCGCGGTGCTGGCTGCACTGCTGCTCGGCGCACTCGCGCTGCGCGGCTATCTGCCCACTGAAACGGCCGCCGCGCCGCCGCCGCCCGAACCCGACGACCGACCCGGCACGGCCTCGCCCCTTGCCGTGGTCGCCATGTTCGCCGTGGCGCTGGCCATCATGGCGCTCGCCGTCCTGGCCCAGCCGCGCCGTCGGCGGGTGCGCCACACCGAGGAAGCGCCGCGCCGATTCGGCGTAACCGGGGGACGGCCCCGCTGGCGGCTGCTCGTCTACGCCGCTGCTGCGCTGGCGATATGGCTGACGGTGATCCTGCTGCTGCAGCGGTGGGAGGTCGCCGTCCCCGAGGCCGAAAGTCCCGCTGGGGTTGATCAGCCGCCGCGTGAGGGCGCCGAGGGCGGATCGGTGCCGCGGCCCGCCGCCGGTTCCGACGCGCTGTTCGGCTACCTGCTGGTCGGCACGGTGGCCATGGTGGCACTCTCGATCGTGGCGGGGTTGCGGGCCGGCCGGGTCGCCCCCGCCGCGCCGCCACCGGTCGACGACGTTGACGACGTCGCGGCACCCGCCGGGTCGGCCGCACCCGACCTGGCGCGGGCGGCCGAACGCGGGCTCGCCGAGATCGATGACCGCCGGCGGGACCCGCGCGAGGCCATCATCGCCTGCTACGCCGTAATGGAAGCCGAGTTGGAGAAGTCGCCGGGAACCAGCCCGCGGGCCTCCGACACCCCCTCGGAGGTGCTGGCGCGCGCGGTCGATCGGCACGCGCTGCGGGCGGACAGCGCCGTCGGACTGGTGGAGTTGTTCGAAGAGGCACGGTTCAGCCGTCACGTGATGACCGAGCAGCACCGCGCGGAAGCGCTGGCCGCGCTGCGGGCGGTGCAGCGGGACCTACTGGGGGCGCCATGA
- a CDS encoding MoxR family ATPase: MSSLATTTARCESVLDEISQVVVGKRDALTLILITVLARGHVLVEDLPGLGKTLIAKSFAAALGLDFTRVQFTPDLLPADLLGATIYDMTSGRFEFRRGPVFTNLLLGDEINRTPPKTQAALLEAMAERQVSIDGVTHRLPEPFLVLATDNPIEYEGTYPLPEAQLDRFATRLELKYLSAQEETTMLRRRLDRGSAQPIVRQVVEAADVLAMQESVELVSVHEDVLHYVVSLAAASRNHPQVSVGASPRAELDLVQLARARALLVGRDYVVPEDVKALAVSTMAHRITLRPEMWVRRVQGADVIDDLLRRTPVPRTGESR; this comes from the coding sequence GTGAGCAGCTTGGCGACCACCACCGCGCGATGCGAGTCGGTCCTCGACGAGATCTCACAGGTGGTGGTCGGAAAACGTGACGCGCTCACCCTGATCCTGATCACCGTGCTGGCGCGGGGCCATGTGCTGGTGGAGGATCTGCCCGGTCTGGGCAAGACGCTGATCGCGAAGTCTTTTGCCGCGGCACTGGGACTGGACTTCACCCGCGTGCAGTTCACCCCCGACCTGCTGCCCGCCGACCTGCTCGGCGCGACGATCTACGACATGACCTCCGGCCGTTTCGAATTCCGGCGTGGCCCGGTGTTCACCAACCTGTTGCTCGGTGACGAGATCAACCGCACGCCCCCCAAGACCCAGGCGGCGCTGCTGGAGGCGATGGCCGAGCGGCAGGTCAGCATCGACGGAGTCACCCACCGACTACCCGAGCCGTTCCTGGTGCTGGCCACCGACAACCCCATCGAATACGAGGGCACCTATCCGCTGCCGGAAGCTCAGCTGGACCGCTTCGCAACTCGTCTTGAGCTGAAATATCTTTCGGCACAAGAGGAGACGACGATGCTGCGTCGGCGCCTGGACCGCGGTTCGGCGCAGCCGATCGTGCGGCAGGTGGTGGAGGCCGCAGATGTGTTGGCCATGCAGGAGTCGGTGGAGCTGGTCAGCGTGCACGAGGACGTACTGCACTACGTCGTCTCGCTGGCAGCCGCCAGCCGCAACCACCCGCAGGTCTCGGTGGGGGCGAGCCCTCGCGCGGAGCTCGACCTGGTCCAGTTGGCCCGAGCGCGGGCTTTGCTCGTCGGACGTGACTATGTGGTGCCCGAAGACGTCAAGGCCCTCGCGGTGTCGACGATGGCACACCGGATCACGTTGCGCCCGGAGATGTGGGTGCGCCGAGTGCAGGGCGCCGACGTCATCGACGACCTGCTGCGGCGGACCCCGGTACCACGCACCGGCGAGTCGCGATGA
- a CDS encoding DUF58 domain-containing protein has translation MRQDRVDVDMCWRASPLAYALATCAGAALIVALVSGRWDLVVFAAPLLGVLCSVSWQRRLPAVWVRGSPVLQRCFEGDRVRVEVSAGADDGSEVQLRPTPLPELKLVDDGAPMTVAVGAPRWGRYPVSVEVSVTGRGGLLCGSGVAVVAEVFVFPVAFAQSTPLPRSELLDRLGTHLTRHVGPGVEYADIRPYVPGDQLRTVNWPVSARRGALHVTERLTDRAADVVVLFDVYPQPPGPATLATERAARGAAQVVQSALRYGDRAGLVALGGRQTRWLGADIGQRQFYRILDTMLGASDAFETATGTLAPRPAVPAGAVVVAFSTMLDTEFALALIDLRRRGHAVIAVDILQGCPVPDVQDPLVERMWGLQRSFMYRDMATVGVDIVAWPQSSTLDQAMMLMAEPRGAGR, from the coding sequence ATGAGACAGGACCGAGTCGATGTCGACATGTGTTGGCGGGCATCCCCGCTGGCCTACGCGTTGGCGACCTGCGCTGGTGCGGCCCTGATCGTGGCACTGGTCAGCGGTCGCTGGGACCTGGTGGTGTTCGCGGCTCCGCTGCTCGGCGTGCTGTGCTCGGTGTCGTGGCAGCGCAGGCTCCCGGCGGTGTGGGTCCGGGGCTCACCGGTGCTGCAGCGGTGCTTCGAGGGTGACCGGGTGCGCGTCGAGGTTTCTGCCGGCGCCGATGACGGCAGCGAAGTGCAGCTGCGGCCTACGCCGTTGCCCGAGCTCAAGCTCGTCGACGACGGCGCGCCGATGACGGTTGCGGTCGGCGCGCCGAGGTGGGGTCGCTACCCGGTGTCGGTCGAGGTGAGCGTCACGGGTCGGGGCGGCCTGCTGTGCGGCTCCGGGGTGGCCGTGGTGGCCGAGGTGTTCGTGTTTCCGGTCGCGTTCGCCCAGTCCACGCCGCTACCGCGCAGCGAACTGCTCGACCGGCTGGGCACCCACCTGACCCGCCATGTCGGGCCAGGGGTGGAGTACGCCGACATCCGCCCCTACGTACCCGGAGATCAACTGCGCACAGTCAACTGGCCGGTCAGCGCGCGGCGTGGCGCGCTGCACGTCACCGAGCGGCTCACCGATCGGGCCGCCGATGTGGTGGTGCTCTTCGATGTCTATCCTCAGCCACCCGGGCCGGCCACACTGGCCACCGAGCGTGCGGCGCGGGGCGCTGCCCAGGTGGTGCAGAGCGCACTGCGCTACGGCGACCGCGCCGGTCTGGTGGCGCTGGGAGGCCGCCAAACCCGTTGGCTGGGTGCCGATATCGGTCAGCGCCAGTTCTACCGGATCCTCGACACCATGCTCGGCGCCAGCGATGCCTTCGAGACGGCGACCGGCACTCTGGCGCCACGCCCCGCGGTGCCGGCCGGAGCCGTCGTGGTGGCCTTCTCGACGATGTTGGACACCGAGTTCGCGTTGGCCCTCATCGATCTGCGCCGGCGTGGGCACGCGGTGATCGCGGTCGACATTCTCCAGGGTTGCCCGGTGCCCGATGTGCAAGATCCGTTGGTGGAACGCATGTGGGGGTTGCAGCGCTCCTTCATGTATCGCGACATGGCCACTGTCGGAGTCGACATCGTGGCGTGGCCGCAGTCCTCTACGTTGGACCAGGCAATGATGCTGATGGCCGAGCCGCGCGGGGCCGGGCGATGA
- a CDS encoding M13 family metallopeptidase has translation MTVETASNPATNPAPLRSGIDLSHVDPSARPQDDLFGHVNGRWLAEYQIPADRATDGAFRTLYDRAEEHIREIITHAAQSGAAAGTDEQRIGDLYASFMDEETIRGRGLAPLLEELSTVEAADSADALATVLGALQRTGIGGGSGLYVDTDSKNSSRYLLHVTQSGIGLPDESYYREPRHAEILAAYPHHIATMLALVHGGSPDDHARAAAAIVALETKIAAAHWDVVKRRDADLTYNLRTSAELTAEAPGFDWTRWFTALGAGSEQTAELVVRQPDFLTAFARLWADEPLEDWKQWLRWRVIRARASLLTDELIAADFEFYGRRLSGTEEIRARWKRGVSVVESLMGDALGRLYVERHFPPHAKARMDELVANLREAYRVSINELDWMTPQTRQKALAKLDKFTPKIGYPAKWRDYSTLVIDRADLYGNYQRGYALEYDRDLAKLGGPVDRDEWFMTPQTVNAYYNPGMNEIVFPAAILQPPFFDADADDAANYGGIGAVIGHEIGHGFDDQGSKYDGDGNLVDWWTDADRAEFGTRTQALIEQYEKFVPRGLDGSHHVNGAFTVGENIGDLGGLSIALLAYKLSLNGRPAPVIDGLTGVQRVFFGWAQVWRTKSREAEAIRRLAVDPHSPPEFRCNGVIRNLDAFYEAFEVGQDSELYLEPQHRVRIWN, from the coding sequence GTGACGGTTGAAACAGCATCGAACCCTGCGACGAACCCGGCCCCCCTTCGATCCGGAATCGACCTCAGCCACGTCGACCCCTCGGCCCGTCCCCAGGACGACCTCTTCGGTCACGTCAACGGCCGCTGGCTGGCCGAGTATCAGATCCCGGCCGACCGGGCGACCGACGGCGCGTTTCGCACCCTCTATGACCGGGCCGAGGAGCACATCCGCGAGATCATCACCCATGCCGCGCAGTCCGGTGCCGCAGCCGGCACCGACGAGCAGCGCATCGGTGACCTGTACGCGAGCTTCATGGATGAAGAGACCATCCGCGGACGTGGGCTGGCCCCGTTGCTTGAGGAACTATCGACGGTCGAGGCCGCCGACTCCGCCGACGCGCTGGCCACGGTGCTGGGTGCGCTGCAACGCACCGGTATCGGCGGTGGGTCCGGTCTCTATGTCGACACCGACTCCAAGAACTCCAGCCGCTACCTGCTGCATGTGACGCAGTCCGGTATCGGCCTGCCCGACGAGTCCTATTACCGGGAGCCCCGGCACGCCGAGATCCTGGCGGCCTACCCGCACCACATCGCCACGATGCTGGCGCTGGTCCACGGCGGTTCGCCCGACGATCATGCCCGAGCCGCGGCCGCGATCGTCGCGTTGGAGACCAAGATCGCCGCCGCACACTGGGACGTGGTGAAGCGCCGCGACGCCGATCTGACCTACAACCTGCGAACCTCGGCCGAACTGACGGCCGAGGCACCCGGGTTCGACTGGACGCGCTGGTTCACCGCACTGGGAGCCGGCTCCGAGCAGACCGCCGAACTGGTGGTGCGCCAGCCCGACTTCCTGACCGCGTTTGCCCGGTTGTGGGCCGACGAGCCGCTTGAGGACTGGAAGCAGTGGCTGCGGTGGCGCGTCATCCGGGCTCGGGCGTCGCTGCTGACCGATGAACTCATCGCCGCCGATTTCGAGTTCTACGGCCGCCGGTTGTCGGGCACCGAGGAGATCCGGGCCCGGTGGAAGCGCGGGGTGTCGGTGGTCGAGAGCCTGATGGGTGACGCGCTGGGCCGGCTCTATGTCGAGCGGCATTTCCCGCCGCACGCCAAGGCCCGGATGGACGAACTGGTGGCCAACCTGCGCGAGGCCTACCGCGTCAGCATCAACGAACTGGACTGGATGACGCCCCAGACCCGGCAGAAGGCCCTGGCCAAACTCGACAAGTTCACCCCGAAGATCGGGTATCCGGCCAAGTGGCGCGACTACTCCACGCTGGTGATCGATCGCGCCGACCTGTACGGCAACTATCAGCGCGGTTACGCCCTGGAATACGACCGCGACCTGGCCAAGCTCGGCGGCCCGGTGGACCGCGACGAGTGGTTCATGACACCGCAGACAGTCAACGCCTACTACAACCCCGGGATGAACGAGATCGTCTTCCCCGCCGCGATCCTGCAGCCGCCGTTCTTCGACGCCGACGCCGACGATGCCGCCAATTACGGCGGAATCGGCGCGGTCATCGGCCACGAGATCGGTCACGGCTTCGACGATCAGGGCTCCAAGTACGACGGCGACGGAAACCTGGTGGACTGGTGGACCGACGCCGACCGCGCCGAATTCGGTACCCGCACACAGGCGTTGATCGAGCAGTACGAAAAGTTTGTGCCGCGCGGTCTCGACGGATCCCATCACGTCAACGGCGCGTTCACCGTCGGGGAGAACATCGGCGACCTCGGTGGCCTGTCCATTGCACTGCTCGCCTACAAGTTGTCACTCAACGGCCGGCCCGCGCCGGTCATCGACGGGCTCACCGGCGTGCAGCGCGTCTTCTTCGGCTGGGCTCAGGTGTGGCGCACGAAATCACGGGAAGCCGAAGCGATTCGGCGGCTGGCGGTCGATCCGCACTCGCCGCCGGAGTTCCGCTGCAACGGAGTGATCCGCAACCTGGACGCGTTCTACGAAGCCTTCGAGGTCGGCCAGGACAGTGAGCTCTATCTCGAACCGCAACACCGCGTGCGCATCTGGAACTGA